A window of the Corallococcus soli genome harbors these coding sequences:
- a CDS encoding TldD/PmbA family protein, protein MNYEQLAKKIVQRAVKRGAKQAEAYLEVGRQSSVRVREGQIEDLTEATSKGVGVRVFVKDRLGFAYTSDFTPAGLERVVDLAVQLAEAAAPSKLNGLPSAKDLGKRGDTGLLFDPKVANLPGDWKINAALEAERAGRAEDARVATFDSVSAGDFVSEVYLASSEGATGGYSGTYVYLVAVPVAAQDGQLQTGFWLDYKRFFDDLESPESIGRQAAKRAVRMLGAKSVKTCQVPVVFDPLVAANFVQNIAQAADGNAVYQRSSVLAAHVGKKLAGNHITLVDDGLLPRGLATAPFDGEGVPTRRTPILDKGVLSGFLYDAFTARKAKARTTGNASRGYSALPGIGTTNLYLEPGAQSPEDIVRQVPRGLYVTALLGHGADPVSGDMSCGANGLWIENGELTHPVQEVTVAGNLLQMLKDVDAVGSDLQFRGGSAGAPTVRFRQLTVSGA, encoded by the coding sequence GTGAACTACGAACAGCTCGCGAAGAAGATCGTCCAGCGCGCCGTGAAGCGGGGCGCCAAGCAGGCCGAAGCGTATCTGGAGGTGGGCCGCCAGAGCAGCGTGCGCGTCCGCGAAGGCCAGATTGAAGACCTCACGGAGGCCACCAGCAAGGGCGTGGGCGTGCGCGTCTTCGTCAAGGACCGGCTGGGCTTCGCGTACACCTCCGACTTCACCCCCGCCGGGCTGGAGCGCGTGGTGGATCTGGCCGTGCAACTGGCGGAAGCCGCCGCGCCCAGCAAGTTGAACGGCCTGCCGTCCGCGAAGGACCTGGGCAAGCGGGGCGACACCGGCCTGCTCTTCGACCCGAAGGTCGCGAACCTCCCCGGCGACTGGAAGATCAACGCGGCCCTGGAGGCGGAGCGCGCGGGCCGGGCCGAGGACGCGCGCGTGGCCACGTTCGACTCCGTGTCCGCGGGCGACTTCGTGTCGGAGGTGTACCTGGCCTCCAGCGAGGGCGCGACGGGCGGCTACTCCGGCACGTACGTGTACCTGGTCGCCGTCCCCGTGGCGGCACAGGACGGGCAGCTCCAGACGGGCTTCTGGCTGGACTACAAGCGCTTCTTCGACGACCTGGAGTCGCCGGAGTCCATTGGCCGGCAGGCCGCGAAGCGCGCCGTGCGCATGCTGGGCGCGAAGTCCGTCAAGACGTGCCAGGTGCCGGTGGTGTTTGATCCGCTGGTGGCCGCTAACTTCGTGCAGAACATCGCCCAGGCCGCGGACGGCAACGCCGTGTACCAGCGCTCCAGCGTCCTGGCCGCGCACGTGGGCAAGAAGCTGGCGGGCAACCACATCACGCTGGTGGATGACGGCCTGCTGCCCCGGGGGCTCGCCACCGCGCCCTTCGACGGGGAAGGCGTCCCCACCCGGCGCACCCCCATCCTGGACAAGGGCGTGCTGTCCGGCTTCCTCTACGACGCCTTCACCGCGCGCAAGGCGAAGGCGCGCACCACCGGCAACGCGTCGCGCGGCTACAGCGCGCTGCCGGGCATCGGCACCACCAACCTCTACCTGGAGCCGGGAGCGCAGTCGCCGGAGGACATCGTCCGCCAGGTGCCCCGGGGCCTGTACGTCACCGCCCTGCTCGGCCACGGCGCGGATCCGGTGTCCGGCGACATGTCCTGCGGGGCCAACGGCCTCTGGATTGAAAACGGAGAGCTGACCCACCCGGTGCAGGAAGTCACCGTGGCGGGCAACCTCCTCCAGATGCTCAAGGACGTGGACGCGGTGGGCAGCGACCTCCAGTTCCGGGGCGGCTCGGCCGGAGCGCCCACTGTCCGCTTCCGACAGCTCACCGTCTCCGGAGCCTAG
- a CDS encoding ParB/RepB/Spo0J family partition protein has product MAAKSARKSAPAKSKSATPRKPRRKKAEPKSRGLSASDVASESVAFPDELLQAVRQDGGEVLAVYRDPLGGHPVVFAVLPIDKVEPTPYQRDLSEPHVKRLATAMERLDRFLDPVIAVRVQGRYWTPNGNHRLHASRLLGAKSIVALLLPEEDVAYQILALNTEKAHNLKERSLEVIRMARGLVGAGRPGRESAYGHLFEEPSFLTLGAAYEKRPRYSAGAYHPFVKLVEGFQELPLPEALALRDARAERLLELDDAVVAIVAALKERGLQSPYLKNFVVARLNFLRFRKDGAPPTFDATVDRMLASAKRFNVDKVRREDIGRMGGGPLEPDEEHA; this is encoded by the coding sequence ATGGCCGCGAAGTCCGCCCGCAAGTCCGCCCCCGCGAAGTCGAAGTCGGCCACCCCGCGCAAGCCCCGGCGCAAGAAGGCCGAGCCGAAGTCGCGGGGCCTGTCCGCCTCCGACGTCGCCAGCGAGTCCGTCGCCTTCCCGGACGAGCTCCTCCAGGCGGTGCGCCAGGACGGCGGGGAGGTGCTGGCCGTCTACCGCGATCCGCTGGGCGGGCACCCCGTCGTCTTCGCCGTGCTGCCCATCGACAAGGTGGAGCCCACGCCCTACCAGCGCGACCTGTCCGAGCCCCACGTCAAGCGGCTCGCCACCGCCATGGAGCGCCTGGACCGCTTCCTGGACCCCGTCATCGCCGTGCGCGTGCAGGGCCGCTACTGGACGCCCAACGGCAACCACCGCCTGCACGCGAGCCGCCTGCTGGGCGCGAAGTCCATCGTCGCGCTGCTGCTGCCGGAAGAGGACGTGGCCTATCAAATCCTGGCCCTCAACACGGAGAAGGCCCACAACCTGAAGGAGCGCTCGCTGGAGGTCATCCGCATGGCGCGGGGCCTGGTGGGCGCGGGCCGCCCGGGCAGGGAGTCCGCCTACGGGCACCTCTTCGAGGAGCCGTCCTTCCTCACCCTGGGCGCCGCCTACGAGAAGCGCCCCCGCTACTCCGCCGGCGCCTACCACCCCTTCGTCAAATTGGTGGAGGGCTTCCAGGAGCTGCCCCTGCCAGAGGCCCTGGCCCTGCGCGACGCCCGCGCGGAGCGCCTGCTGGAGCTGGACGACGCGGTGGTGGCCATCGTCGCGGCCCTGAAGGAGCGCGGCCTCCAGAGCCCGTACCTCAAGAACTTCGTCGTCGCCCGCCTCAACTTCCTGCGCTTCCGCAAGGACGGCGCGCCTCCCACCTTCGACGCCACCGTGGACCGCATGCTGGCCAGCGCGAAGCGCTTCAACGTGGACAAGGTCCGCCGCGAGGACATCGGTCGCATGGGTGGGGGCCCCCTGGAACCGGACGAAGAGCACGCCTGA
- a CDS encoding TldD/PmbA family protein, whose protein sequence is MPAAAPASPRRARPAQLAPLAARQALPSPLLPPGLLERLLAEAMGRGADFAEVYVERTSTTAVVLEESRIKSAQVGLVQGVGVRVITGAKVGYAYSDDWDEPALFRAARTAAMISQGGGAERAFPIKRVAVPSHYRVAQALEDVAVARKTALLTRADKAARAFDSRIQQVNASYVDQTRHIAVANTTGRYSVDTQDQSRMSVHVVALGKGGERRTGMYGSGGRVSFSYWDGVTPESVAEEAARQAIATLGAVDCVAGPQTVVLAPGWSGILLHEAVGHGLEADFIRKGTSLFAGKLGEKVASDLVTVIDDGTVSNARGSINIDDEGNPGERKVLIENGVLKGYLFDQLNAKLMNQRTTGSGRRDSFKSLPLPRMTNTFLAPGDHAPEDILKEVKRGLYCATFGGGQVDISNGNFVFEVSEAYQIEDGKLGRPVKNAILIGVGPEALKNISRVGSDPMPDPGMGICVKDGQMLPVGVGLPTVRIDNVTVGGTKVG, encoded by the coding sequence GCGGAGGCCATGGGCCGGGGCGCCGACTTCGCGGAGGTCTACGTGGAGCGCACCTCCACCACGGCGGTGGTCCTGGAGGAGTCGCGCATCAAGAGCGCCCAGGTGGGCCTGGTGCAGGGCGTGGGGGTCCGGGTCATCACCGGCGCCAAGGTGGGCTACGCCTACTCCGACGACTGGGACGAGCCCGCCCTGTTCCGGGCAGCGCGCACCGCCGCGATGATCTCCCAGGGCGGCGGCGCCGAGCGCGCCTTCCCCATCAAGCGCGTCGCGGTGCCCAGCCACTACCGGGTGGCGCAGGCGCTGGAGGATGTAGCGGTGGCCCGGAAGACGGCGCTGCTCACCCGCGCGGACAAGGCCGCCCGCGCCTTCGATTCGCGCATCCAGCAGGTGAACGCGTCCTATGTGGATCAGACGCGGCACATCGCGGTGGCCAACACCACCGGCCGCTACAGCGTGGACACCCAGGACCAGTCCCGCATGAGCGTGCACGTGGTGGCCCTGGGCAAGGGCGGCGAGCGGCGCACCGGCATGTACGGCAGCGGCGGCCGGGTGTCCTTCTCCTACTGGGACGGCGTGACGCCGGAGAGCGTGGCGGAGGAGGCGGCGCGCCAGGCCATCGCCACGCTGGGCGCGGTGGACTGCGTGGCGGGCCCGCAGACGGTGGTGCTGGCGCCGGGCTGGAGCGGCATCCTGCTGCACGAGGCCGTGGGCCACGGCCTGGAGGCGGACTTCATCCGCAAGGGCACGTCGCTGTTCGCTGGCAAACTGGGGGAGAAGGTGGCCTCCGATCTGGTGACCGTGATTGACGACGGCACGGTGTCCAACGCGCGCGGCTCCATCAACATCGACGACGAGGGCAACCCGGGCGAGCGCAAGGTCCTCATCGAGAACGGCGTCCTCAAGGGCTACCTCTTTGATCAGCTCAACGCGAAGCTGATGAACCAGCGCACCACGGGCAGCGGCCGGCGCGACTCGTTCAAGAGCCTGCCCCTGCCGCGCATGACGAACACCTTCCTGGCGCCCGGGGACCACGCGCCGGAGGACATCCTCAAGGAGGTGAAGCGCGGCCTGTACTGCGCCACCTTCGGGGGCGGGCAGGTGGACATCAGCAACGGCAACTTCGTCTTCGAGGTCAGCGAGGCCTACCAGATCGAGGACGGGAAGCTGGGCCGCCCGGTGAAGAACGCCATCCTCATCGGCGTGGGGCCGGAGGCGCTGAAGAACATCAGCCGCGTGGGAAGCGATCCGATGCCGGACCCCGGCATGGGCATCTGCGTGAAGGACGGGCAGATGCTGCCCGTGGGGGTGGGCCTGCCCACCGTGCGCATCGACAACGTCACCGTGGGCGGCACGAAGGTCGGCTGA